A portion of the Mesobacillus sp. AQ2 genome contains these proteins:
- the narI gene encoding respiratory nitrate reductase subunit gamma, with protein sequence MSSLDLFLWVVFPYICLTVFVLGHIYRYNTDQFGWSAKSSQFLEKKKLKWGSILFHWGIIFVFFGHVAGVLIPKIIYDSIGVTDHMYHFGAVWFGGAAGVICVLGGALLFMRRASVKRIRVNSKFKDWLSLVLLGIVVIVGFTNTVGYTASGGDFDYRTTIGPWFRGILTFNPEPGYMIGAPIGFQAHILLAFALFAVWPFTRLVHVWSLPLEYLKRKYLVYRRMTPAKNVTKRN encoded by the coding sequence ATGAGCAGCCTCGATCTCTTTTTATGGGTGGTCTTCCCTTATATTTGCCTGACGGTCTTTGTGCTGGGGCATATATACCGCTACAATACTGATCAGTTTGGCTGGTCAGCAAAATCCAGCCAGTTTCTTGAAAAAAAGAAACTTAAGTGGGGAAGCATCCTGTTCCATTGGGGGATTATCTTTGTATTCTTCGGTCATGTGGCAGGGGTGCTTATCCCCAAAATCATTTATGATAGCATCGGGGTAACAGATCATATGTATCACTTCGGCGCAGTTTGGTTCGGCGGAGCGGCAGGAGTCATCTGCGTCCTCGGAGGAGCGTTGCTTTTTATGAGAAGGGCATCTGTAAAACGGATCAGAGTGAACAGTAAATTCAAGGACTGGTTATCTCTTGTGTTACTGGGAATCGTGGTGATTGTTGGTTTTACCAATACCGTTGGGTACACAGCCTCAGGCGGCGATTTCGACTATCGTACAACAATCGGTCCCTGGTTCAGGGGAATCCTTACCTTCAATCCGGAACCTGGTTATATGATTGGTGCACCGATTGGTTTCCAGGCGCATATCCTGTTGGCTTTTGCCTTATTTGCAGTATGGCCATTCACAAGGCTTGTGCATGTGTGGAGCCTGCCACTGGAATATCTGAAGAGGAAATACCTGGTCTACCGTAGGATGACACCTGCAAAGAATGTCACAAAGAGAAATTAA
- a CDS encoding helix-turn-helix domain-containing protein, whose protein sequence is MNQPLTDFQISLKKIQFLSPKVNQGLKFIFVIDGELMVEIDSRYYVLKEQDLLVINRNQLFQVKGNEANRVLVLDISDSFMDRYYPEYRNSRFEVFSQEIEMGREIMLDKMRKLLVELMITYSRKDESYQIEMQGYICDILLILIRRFKQRGTAIEKIDANDIRLTKMVDYLEKNYHQVITLEDMAQKFYLSTGYLSRYFKQKMGMGFNRFLMEIRLKHSVKDLVYTDDTISQIAMKNGFANTKSFSKLFKEKYEVTPHIYRENHSEAQIDSFQSLSIEDTDTLVNTPEILAKLGSVLTKHDQSYTNTETRFEELQLEVTDTINQNLSLPDHVLIVRELKELQKEDVRSQILMTKDDMRLNYIGISHLLSGETITAEVETDEEIATSSPYFKSDVALNFMKKNGLSLFVRIEYQEITKNEEFYFQKLYGFMKHCLQVYGASYLKTWHFLFYESYFTGAEALELKRVYLKMYDLLKELVPDIHVGVFLPFSFKEEKTKEPHKWILTEGNHIDFIAYHSNQNDMIDFKELSDNRFNLTKDYVKENTAKIKSYLKKHHLEKPMHLISWNTLSGNTRFTNGTFFRAALVLKSVLDIANDVESIGFWINTALHEGSDNGQRIRIEGLEFFHYFSGKRPAFFAMMFANKLDGTIIARGSDYLMTKTDRGYQLVLMNCKTINPYYSIEEAFLQKLNKEIQVKIAGLEAGEYQIRKYIFDKDHGALYTKWWNLNSRHGIDLEIIDYINRTSHPDIELYDETITGEWSFYSYLTVNAIHFFEIRKAM, encoded by the coding sequence ATGAATCAGCCGCTGACCGATTTTCAAATTTCTTTGAAGAAGATTCAATTTTTATCCCCAAAAGTGAACCAGGGTTTGAAATTCATTTTTGTGATTGACGGCGAATTAATGGTTGAGATTGATAGCCGGTATTATGTTTTAAAGGAACAGGATTTGCTTGTCATTAATCGAAATCAGCTTTTTCAGGTGAAAGGAAATGAAGCTAATAGGGTGTTAGTGCTGGATATATCGGACTCATTTATGGATCGATACTATCCAGAATACCGGAACAGCCGGTTTGAGGTCTTTTCTCAAGAAATAGAAATGGGAAGAGAAATCATGCTTGATAAAATGAGGAAATTGCTGGTTGAATTAATGATTACCTACAGCAGAAAAGATGAAAGCTATCAAATCGAGATGCAAGGATATATATGTGACATTTTGCTGATTCTGATTCGCAGGTTTAAGCAAAGAGGAACGGCCATCGAAAAAATCGATGCAAACGATATCCGGCTGACAAAAATGGTTGATTATTTGGAGAAGAATTATCATCAGGTGATTACATTAGAAGATATGGCACAAAAGTTCTATCTTTCAACAGGGTATTTATCCCGCTATTTTAAGCAGAAGATGGGCATGGGCTTCAATCGCTTTTTAATGGAAATCCGATTGAAACACAGTGTGAAAGATTTAGTGTATACAGATGATACGATTTCACAAATCGCAATGAAAAATGGTTTTGCGAATACAAAGTCATTTTCCAAGCTTTTTAAAGAAAAGTATGAAGTGACTCCTCATATTTACCGGGAGAATCATTCAGAAGCCCAAATCGATTCATTTCAAAGCCTGTCGATTGAAGATACTGATACCCTGGTCAATACTCCTGAAATTCTGGCCAAATTGGGAAGCGTACTGACCAAACATGACCAATCATATACCAACACCGAGACCCGGTTTGAAGAATTGCAGCTTGAAGTAACAGATACAATCAATCAAAACCTATCTCTCCCTGATCATGTACTGATTGTCCGGGAATTAAAGGAACTGCAAAAAGAAGATGTCAGGTCGCAAATACTAATGACAAAAGATGATATGCGTCTTAATTATATCGGAATCAGCCATTTATTAAGCGGGGAGACGATTACGGCAGAAGTTGAAACAGATGAAGAAATTGCCACAAGTTCCCCTTATTTTAAATCAGATGTTGCCTTGAATTTCATGAAGAAAAATGGACTATCGCTTTTTGTAAGAATTGAATACCAGGAAATTACCAAGAATGAAGAATTCTATTTCCAAAAGCTCTATGGTTTTATGAAGCATTGTTTACAAGTATATGGGGCCTCCTATCTGAAAACATGGCATTTTTTATTTTATGAGTCCTATTTTACTGGTGCTGAAGCTTTGGAATTGAAACGTGTCTATTTAAAAATGTACGATTTGCTGAAAGAACTGGTACCGGACATTCATGTGGGTGTTTTTTTGCCTTTCTCTTTTAAAGAAGAGAAAACGAAGGAACCCCATAAATGGATACTGACGGAAGGGAATCATATCGATTTCATTGCGTATCATTCAAATCAGAATGACATGATCGATTTCAAGGAATTGAGTGATAACCGTTTTAATTTGACAAAGGATTATGTAAAGGAAAACACGGCGAAAATTAAATCTTATCTGAAAAAACATCATCTTGAGAAACCGATGCACCTTATTTCATGGAACACACTTTCTGGAAATACCCGTTTTACAAATGGAACTTTTTTTCGTGCAGCCTTAGTGTTGAAAAGTGTATTGGATATAGCCAATGATGTTGAGTCCATCGGCTTTTGGATTAATACTGCATTGCATGAAGGCAGTGATAATGGACAGAGAATCCGTATTGAGGGATTGGAATTTTTCCACTATTTCAGCGGGAAAAGACCTGCATTTTTTGCCATGATGTTTGCTAATAAGCTCGATGGGACCATCATAGCCCGGGGGTCTGATTATTTGATGACCAAAACAGACCGGGGCTATCAGTTGGTGTTGATGAATTGTAAAACGATAAATCCATATTACTCCATCGAGGAAGCATTTTTGCAAAAGCTGAATAAAGAGATCCAGGTCAAGATTGCTGGGCTTGAAGCAGGGGAATATCAAATTCGGAAATATATTTTTGATAAAGATCACGGAGCTTTATATACGAAATGGTGGAATCTTAACAGCAGACATGGAATTGATCTGGAGATTATCGATTACATCAATAGGACAAGCCATCCAGATATTGAGCTTTATGATGAAACCATCACAGGAGAATGGTCATTTTATTCCTATTTAACAGTTAATGCTATTCATTTTTTTGAAATAAGAAAAGCGATGTAA
- a CDS encoding hemerythrin domain-containing protein translates to MSGPALKNHFSHQSIHDGYYTEGRDLTELLVKLFREEREEDCAVAADALVEHWETRTIAHADSEEEGFYMEIMEKKPELKEEVIKLIRDHDLIRMIVADVKGRLPNEGVTEEVIDRFKTILHLVDIHNHEEERILFRQDHHHLDQIREQDEKPASGQ, encoded by the coding sequence ATGTCAGGTCCCGCGTTAAAGAATCATTTTTCCCATCAATCAATCCATGATGGTTATTATACAGAAGGACGTGATTTGACGGAATTGCTGGTTAAGCTATTCAGGGAAGAGCGTGAAGAGGATTGTGCAGTAGCTGCAGACGCGCTTGTGGAGCACTGGGAAACAAGGACAATTGCTCATGCGGATTCTGAGGAAGAAGGCTTTTATATGGAGATCATGGAAAAAAAGCCTGAATTGAAGGAAGAAGTAATCAAGCTCATTAGAGACCATGATTTAATTCGAATGATAGTGGCCGACGTCAAAGGCAGACTGCCGAACGAAGGAGTAACAGAAGAAGTCATCGATCGCTTCAAAACCATTCTTCATTTGGTGGATATTCATAATCATGAAGAAGAACGGATTCTATTCAGGCAGGACCATCATCATCTTGACCAAATCCGCGAACAAGATGAAAAACCAGCCTCCGGACAATAG
- the narH gene encoding nitrate reductase subunit beta: protein MKIKAQFGMVMNLDKCIGCHTCSVTCKNTWTNRPGVEYQWWNNVETKPGIGYPKEWENQELRKGGWALKNGKLELKAGGRVNKLLNIFYNPNLADMDDYYEPWTYDYENLIQSPEKKHQPVARPKSQVTGEYMDIKWGPNWEDDLAGVHVTGKKDPNMAGLDEQIKFEFEQAFMMYLPRICEHCMNPSCVSSCPSGAMYKREEDGIVLVDQEACRSWRFCMTGCPYKKVYFNWKTHKAEKCTFCYPRIEAGLPTVCSETCVGRLRYIGIVLYDADKIKEAASVKDDKELYEAQLGMFLDPHDPEVIREAKKEGIPDDWIEAAQRSPVYKMAVEQRIALPLHPEYRTLPMVWYVPPLSPFVNAFGGQIDDLDPNIIFPTINQFRIPIEYLANLFTAGDTDVVKAVLRKLVAMRMYMRQVNLGKEPNLEVLEAAGMTEQVARDMYELSAIAKYSERYVIPPSHKERSGDMHFMQGNAGFEDLAQDCESCSVGSERDPLYYYGEDYWRNLDEQKPSGL, encoded by the coding sequence TTGAAGATTAAGGCACAGTTCGGAATGGTCATGAATCTAGATAAGTGCATCGGCTGCCATACATGCAGTGTGACCTGCAAGAATACCTGGACAAACCGGCCTGGTGTGGAATATCAATGGTGGAACAATGTCGAAACAAAACCGGGAATTGGCTACCCGAAGGAATGGGAGAATCAGGAACTGCGGAAGGGCGGCTGGGCACTTAAAAACGGGAAACTGGAGCTTAAGGCTGGAGGCCGTGTCAATAAACTGCTGAATATCTTCTATAATCCAAACCTGGCAGATATGGATGATTATTATGAACCATGGACATATGATTATGAGAATCTGATCCAAAGTCCGGAGAAAAAGCATCAACCGGTGGCGAGGCCTAAATCACAGGTTACCGGAGAATACATGGATATCAAATGGGGACCAAACTGGGAGGATGATCTTGCGGGGGTGCATGTAACAGGGAAGAAGGATCCGAACATGGCTGGGCTTGATGAGCAAATCAAATTTGAATTTGAACAGGCATTCATGATGTACCTGCCAAGAATTTGTGAGCATTGTATGAATCCTTCCTGTGTTTCATCCTGCCCTTCTGGTGCGATGTACAAAAGAGAAGAAGATGGAATCGTCCTTGTGGACCAGGAGGCCTGCCGCAGCTGGAGATTTTGCATGACAGGCTGTCCTTATAAAAAGGTTTATTTTAATTGGAAAACACATAAGGCTGAAAAATGTACTTTCTGCTACCCGCGTATTGAAGCGGGATTGCCAACAGTTTGTTCTGAAACATGTGTGGGCAGGCTGAGATATATCGGAATTGTCCTCTATGATGCGGATAAAATCAAAGAGGCAGCATCAGTCAAGGACGACAAGGAACTATATGAGGCACAACTGGGGATGTTCCTTGATCCGCATGACCCGGAAGTGATCAGGGAAGCGAAAAAAGAAGGCATCCCTGATGACTGGATTGAAGCAGCACAGAGATCACCGGTTTATAAAATGGCTGTTGAACAAAGGATTGCACTTCCGCTTCACCCGGAATACCGGACACTTCCAATGGTCTGGTATGTACCGCCTTTAAGCCCTTTCGTCAATGCTTTCGGCGGTCAAATTGATGATCTTGATCCGAATATCATTTTTCCGACGATCAACCAGTTCCGTATCCCTATTGAATATCTGGCAAATCTTTTTACGGCTGGGGATACTGATGTGGTTAAAGCGGTCCTTCGGAAGCTGGTTGCAATGCGCATGTATATGCGCCAGGTAAACTTAGGTAAAGAACCCAATCTTGAGGTTCTAGAAGCGGCAGGTATGACCGAACAAGTGGCAAGGGATATGTATGAGCTCTCGGCGATTGCCAAGTATTCAGAACGCTATGTCATTCCGCCTTCCCATAAGGAGCGATCAGGGGACATGCATTTTATGCAAGGAAACGCAGGCTTCGAAGACCTGGCTCAGGACTGTGAATCATGCAGTGTCGGTTCTGAACGTGATCCCCTCTATTATTATGGTGAAGATTACTGGAGGAATTTAGATGAACAAAAGCCAAGTGGTTTATAA
- the narJ gene encoding nitrate reductase molybdenum cofactor assembly chaperone — protein sequence MNKSQVVYKLSSILLHYPDKEWKEYLSLLYEEASLIDDAQVRGMIENFLDYLDRTSMEKLCQNYVLTFDFNDRSTLYLTYSVFKDNRERGPALVKLRNEFLQAGADLESDELPDYLPLILEFASITETEKSAKILKLHFRAIERLCLELESMNSPYHHLLGACVLCIKRLRSNEQVSKSGERRII from the coding sequence ATGAACAAAAGCCAAGTGGTTTATAAGCTGTCTTCCATTCTGCTGCATTATCCGGATAAGGAATGGAAGGAGTATCTTTCACTGCTCTATGAAGAGGCGAGTTTGATTGATGATGCACAAGTACGTGGCATGATTGAAAATTTCCTGGACTACCTAGACAGGACCAGTATGGAAAAATTGTGCCAGAACTATGTGCTTACATTTGATTTTAATGACAGGAGTACGCTCTATCTTACCTATTCTGTCTTCAAGGATAACCGGGAAAGAGGCCCTGCACTAGTGAAGCTGAGGAATGAGTTCCTTCAGGCAGGAGCGGATCTGGAGAGTGATGAATTGCCTGATTACCTTCCATTGATCCTGGAGTTCGCTTCCATCACGGAAACAGAGAAATCAGCAAAGATTCTTAAACTGCATTTCCGGGCAATCGAGCGGCTCTGTCTGGAACTAGAATCGATGAACAGTCCATACCATCATTTGCTTGGGGCATGTGTGTTATGCATCAAGCGGCTAAGGTCAAATGAGCAGGTCAGTAAATCAGGTGAAAGGAGAATCATATGA
- a CDS encoding MFS transporter yields the protein METSYKGTNKMITGIVFGVITFWLFAQAIVNVVPAVQQDLGISIGTVNIAISLTALFSGMFIVAAGGLADKIGRKKIAYIGFILSIIGSLFLVLAQGSAMLIIGRIIQGISAAFIMPSTIALMKAYFEGKERQRALSFWSIGSWGGSGIASFAGGAIATSMGWRWIFIFSIIFALIGMFLLKDTPESKQESVGGFKFDYTGLSIFIITMIALNVFINYGADLGWASPLTLGLLAVTIIGFIVFIKVERSKEVVLIDFDVFKNKPYTGATISNFLLNAIAGTLVVANTYVQVGRGFNSFQSGMLSLGYLVAVLAMIRVGEKILQKVGAKLPMIWGAFITTVGVAMMGLTFLPDLAYTITVFIGFALFGLGLGIYATPSTDTSVSNAPADKVGEAAGVYKMASSLGSAFGVAISAAVYGAIAGNGNLETAASIGIIVNVIFGILSILSIIFLVPGDAGKTAPAKGSRTSRKPVAE from the coding sequence ATGGAGACAAGTTATAAAGGTACAAATAAAATGATCACAGGCATAGTGTTTGGTGTTATTACCTTCTGGCTGTTTGCCCAGGCGATTGTCAATGTCGTTCCAGCAGTCCAGCAGGATTTGGGCATATCAATTGGAACGGTAAACATCGCAATTAGTTTAACGGCTTTGTTTTCCGGAATGTTCATTGTTGCTGCCGGAGGCCTTGCCGATAAAATTGGCAGGAAAAAGATTGCGTACATTGGCTTTATATTAAGTATTATCGGTTCACTTTTCCTTGTTTTAGCCCAGGGTTCAGCAATGCTGATTATTGGACGTATTATTCAAGGGATTTCAGCTGCATTTATTATGCCATCAACCATTGCATTGATGAAAGCCTATTTTGAAGGAAAAGAGCGGCAGCGTGCATTAAGTTTTTGGTCCATTGGATCATGGGGCGGTTCTGGGATTGCTTCATTTGCAGGCGGCGCCATCGCTACCTCAATGGGCTGGAGATGGATCTTCATTTTTTCTATCATCTTTGCTTTGATTGGAATGTTCCTGCTGAAGGATACTCCAGAAAGTAAACAAGAATCTGTGGGCGGTTTTAAATTCGATTACACAGGTTTATCGATTTTTATCATCACAATGATTGCTCTGAATGTCTTTATCAACTACGGAGCTGATTTAGGGTGGGCCAGCCCGCTTACATTAGGTCTTCTGGCAGTTACAATCATTGGTTTCATTGTGTTCATCAAAGTGGAAAGAAGTAAAGAGGTCGTACTGATTGATTTCGATGTCTTTAAAAATAAACCATATACAGGCGCGACGATTTCGAATTTCTTGCTTAATGCTATCGCAGGTACACTAGTTGTCGCCAATACGTATGTACAAGTAGGGCGGGGATTTAATTCCTTCCAGTCCGGTATGCTATCACTCGGTTATCTAGTCGCAGTGCTTGCCATGATTCGTGTAGGTGAAAAAATCCTGCAGAAGGTTGGAGCTAAATTACCGATGATTTGGGGAGCCTTCATTACAACAGTCGGCGTGGCGATGATGGGACTGACATTCTTGCCAGACCTTGCTTATACCATTACCGTTTTCATTGGATTTGCCCTATTTGGTCTTGGACTTGGAATTTATGCAACTCCATCAACAGATACTTCAGTTTCCAATGCTCCCGCAGACAAGGTCGGTGAAGCAGCAGGGGTTTACAAAATGGCTAGCTCACTTGGAAGTGCCTTCGGCGTTGCTATATCTGCAGCCGTCTACGGTGCAATCGCAGGAAACGGAAATTTAGAAACAGCAGCTTCAATTGGGATTATCGTAAACGTCATTTTCGGGATACTTTCGATTTTATCAATCATCTTCCTCGTACCGGGAGATGCCGGCAAGACTGCTCCTGCCAAAGGATCTCGGACCAGCCGAAAGCCAGTTGCAGAATAA
- a CDS encoding nitronate monooxygenase, whose amino-acid sequence MLKNEMTELLNIEYPIIQAPMAGGITTSQLVSAVSNSGGLGMVGAGYMSPDAMQEQIKEIKQLTTGNFGVNLFVPNEFHVTPDEIESAENALKPIREKLKLEDQRQLDLPDYKMNIEIFEELIQIVINENIRVCSFTFGLPPKEIVRELKTHNIILLGTATTVREAIEAENSGMDAVIVQGSEAGGHRGNFISGDKESLIGLISLIPQVADHVKIPVIAAGGIMDGRGLMASLCLGAKAVQMGTAFLTCTESGAHQLYKNAILDASEDQMVLTNAFSGKWARGMKNRFIEEMQEKEVPFPQFPVQNALTQSIRKASAAQNNPEFMSIWSGQSPRLAKTQSAEDLIRRIVNDANNIHL is encoded by the coding sequence ATGCTGAAAAATGAAATGACTGAGCTTTTGAATATTGAATACCCGATCATACAGGCACCAATGGCCGGAGGCATTACGACTTCACAACTGGTTTCAGCAGTCTCCAATTCAGGAGGCCTTGGAATGGTAGGGGCAGGCTATATGTCTCCTGATGCAATGCAGGAACAAATCAAGGAAATCAAACAGCTTACTACCGGAAATTTTGGTGTTAATCTTTTCGTGCCGAATGAATTTCATGTTACGCCGGATGAAATTGAATCTGCTGAAAATGCCCTGAAGCCTATACGCGAAAAATTGAAACTTGAGGACCAAAGACAGCTTGATCTTCCAGATTACAAGATGAATATCGAAATATTTGAAGAACTGATTCAGATTGTTATTAATGAAAACATCCGGGTTTGTTCCTTTACCTTTGGACTGCCTCCTAAGGAAATCGTAAGAGAACTTAAAACTCACAATATTATTTTATTGGGAACAGCCACGACAGTCAGGGAAGCAATTGAAGCTGAAAATAGCGGAATGGATGCCGTGATTGTGCAAGGCAGTGAAGCAGGAGGCCATCGGGGGAATTTTATCAGCGGAGATAAGGAAAGTCTCATAGGTCTAATATCGTTAATTCCTCAGGTTGCCGACCATGTGAAAATTCCTGTTATTGCTGCTGGCGGCATCATGGATGGAAGAGGGCTAATGGCATCCCTTTGCTTAGGTGCAAAGGCTGTTCAAATGGGCACAGCTTTTTTAACATGTACGGAAAGCGGAGCCCATCAACTTTATAAAAATGCTATATTGGATGCCTCCGAAGATCAGATGGTGTTAACAAATGCCTTCTCCGGCAAATGGGCTAGAGGCATGAAAAATCGGTTTATAGAAGAAATGCAGGAGAAAGAGGTTCCATTCCCTCAATTCCCAGTCCAAAATGCACTTACACAATCAATCAGAAAAGCTTCAGCAGCACAAAACAATCCGGAATTTATGTCAATATGGTCCGGCCAGAGTCCAAGACTTGCTAAAACGCAATCGGCAGAAGACTTAATCAGAAGGATTGTAAATGATGCAAATAACATTCACCTATAA
- a CDS encoding MFS transporter: MQKGSFQLVLQTSSLVIGFMVWVILSSLMPYISADIDLTASEMTLVTAVPVILGSILRIPIGYWTNRYGARLIFTISFIILLLPVFIISSADSIIILITGGLLLGIGGAVFSVGVTSLPKYYPKEKHGFVNGIYGAGNIGTAFTAFLAPVIANEFGWRATVNMYLILLIIIAVLNFLLGDKQEKRIKVSLGDQIKGVYHNPKLWLLSLFYFITFGSFVAFTIYLPNFLVNHFDLSKVDAGLRTAGFITIATFLRPVGGWLGDKFNSFIILMFVFTGLTFSGFLLSFTPSLPIYTIGVLGVAFCAGIGNGTIFKLVPMYFSKQAGIVNGIVAAMGGLGGFFPPLILTTLFNWTGHYAIGFMALSEFALASLILVVWLYYQDQLKLASTVLESTESGMMITDMNGIIKKVNPAFTKVTGYMEEEAIGKTPALLQSGKHDKDFHREMWEKIKADGYWQGEIWNKKKNGEVFPEWLTISTIKDDAGEPKMLVAMFSDLSIH; the protein is encoded by the coding sequence ATGCAAAAAGGAAGCTTTCAACTCGTTCTTCAGACCTCAAGTCTGGTGATTGGTTTCATGGTGTGGGTCATCCTTTCCTCCCTTATGCCCTATATCTCGGCAGACATTGATTTGACTGCAAGTGAAATGACTCTAGTAACCGCAGTACCAGTTATTCTCGGTTCAATTTTAAGAATTCCTATAGGCTATTGGACAAACAGGTATGGGGCCCGTTTGATTTTCACCATTAGTTTTATCATCCTCTTGCTCCCCGTCTTCATCATAAGTTCTGCTGACTCAATCATAATTTTGATCACAGGCGGTCTGTTGCTTGGTATTGGGGGAGCTGTTTTTTCTGTCGGCGTTACCTCGTTACCTAAATATTATCCAAAGGAAAAACACGGTTTTGTAAATGGGATTTACGGTGCCGGAAATATCGGTACGGCCTTCACTGCATTTTTAGCTCCAGTGATTGCAAATGAATTTGGTTGGCGTGCAACAGTTAATATGTACCTGATCTTATTGATCATCATTGCAGTCCTAAATTTTCTGCTCGGGGACAAACAAGAGAAGAGGATTAAGGTGTCCCTGGGTGATCAGATTAAAGGTGTCTATCATAATCCTAAACTTTGGCTGCTTAGCTTATTCTACTTTATTACCTTCGGGTCGTTTGTGGCGTTCACCATCTATTTGCCAAACTTCCTGGTGAATCATTTTGATCTCAGTAAAGTGGATGCTGGTCTTAGAACAGCAGGTTTCATTACCATTGCCACATTCCTTCGCCCAGTTGGCGGATGGCTTGGCGACAAATTCAATTCGTTCATCATCCTGATGTTTGTCTTTACTGGGCTGACGTTTAGCGGATTTCTCCTTTCCTTCACCCCATCCTTGCCGATTTACACAATCGGCGTTTTGGGAGTAGCGTTTTGTGCGGGGATTGGGAATGGGACAATCTTTAAGCTAGTTCCAATGTATTTCTCAAAACAGGCTGGGATTGTGAATGGAATCGTTGCTGCGATGGGTGGACTCGGAGGGTTTTTCCCTCCATTGATCCTCACCACCTTGTTCAATTGGACAGGGCATTACGCAATTGGATTCATGGCGCTGTCTGAATTTGCACTTGCCAGCCTGATACTCGTTGTATGGCTTTATTATCAAGACCAACTCAAGCTCGCTTCCACCGTTCTTGAAAGTACAGAATCTGGGATGATGATTACAGACATGAATGGAATCATCAAGAAGGTCAATCCTGCTTTTACAAAAGTGACTGGTTATATGGAAGAAGAAGCGATTGGAAAAACACCTGCCCTTCTGCAATCAGGTAAACACGACAAGGATTTTCATAGAGAGATGTGGGAAAAGATTAAAGCTGATGGTTATTGGCAAGGAGAAATCTGGAATAAAAAGAAAAATGGAGAAGTTTTTCCTGAATGGCTGACAATTAGTACGATAAAGGATGATGCTGGTGAGCCCAAAATGCTAGTCGCGATGTTCAGTGATCTTTCAATTCATTAG